A DNA window from Selenomonas sp. oral taxon 126 contains the following coding sequences:
- a CDS encoding XRE family transcriptional regulator yields MTTWLEFLEEQLKDPEFKREYDTLEDWYQEELAQQRALNHDNKGSASPASDHDASRIAYA; encoded by the coding sequence ATGACTACATGGTTAGAGTTCTTGGAAGAACAGCTAAAAGACCCTGAGTTTAAGCGGGAGTATGATACGCTTGAGGATTGGTATCAGGAAGAACTTGCGCAGCAGCGTGCATTGAATCACGATAATAAAGGTTCTGCTTCCCCTGCTTCAGATCACGATGCGTCGCGTATAGCCTATGCTTAA
- a CDS encoding tetratricopeptide repeat protein yields the protein MARKVKFPLDLKDGYQARSNIEEVRTYFDIEKIIAQFHNGKLKIWLEDHYLPAEAEQVGALDGNAPDLAQRLCTILGVTDVPTENVDTKTVQTIQRREERRHRLSQYTTNQILCDMAEFATFEQSDLDRLIKEGAQEIILCNASFRIPLNVKNKTYLGVGKAVAVIDSKTAVDFETLGIRFVDVPFDEKYLETIADEPRRYFEQGQQYEEKGKDKKAIECYQKAIDLGYDDALFALAELYENQGKEEDMIRLLVKAGNQGNVGAMDRLETHFKEVEDYRSAIRWTEKKAKLGDADAMWWMGVRYREGEVVEQDLEKAFDWFQKSARAGHDGAMWWLGDCYRDGEGTGEDIGEAIKWYEKSAALENSYAMCRLGLLYDAGKGVPHDVSIAAQWYRKSAEAGNGYAMYYLAMDYEYGEGVAQSEVKAKEWYEKAAYKQIPEAECRLGEYCFDEGNYAKARFWYKRAAERGSGEALYMQGILRSSEEYGLHNDRKAVEYYWKSAEAGYGWGMYNLARCYEEGRHCERP from the coding sequence ATGGCGCGAAAAGTGAAATTCCCACTCGACTTAAAGGACGGCTATCAGGCGCGCAGCAACATCGAGGAAGTGCGCACGTATTTCGACATCGAGAAGATCATTGCCCAGTTCCATAACGGCAAGCTGAAAATCTGGCTTGAGGATCACTATTTGCCCGCCGAGGCGGAGCAGGTCGGCGCACTCGATGGGAACGCGCCCGACCTCGCACAGCGCCTCTGCACCATCCTCGGCGTCACAGATGTTCCAACCGAGAACGTGGACACAAAGACCGTCCAAACAATCCAAAGGCGTGAGGAGCGTCGCCATCGCCTCAGTCAGTATACGACGAATCAAATTCTCTGCGATATGGCGGAGTTCGCTACGTTTGAGCAGAGTGATTTGGACAGGCTCATCAAGGAGGGCGCACAGGAGATTATCCTGTGTAATGCGAGTTTCCGTATCCCATTAAACGTGAAGAACAAGACCTATCTCGGTGTCGGGAAAGCCGTCGCTGTGATTGACAGCAAGACGGCAGTCGATTTTGAGACACTCGGGATTCGTTTTGTTGATGTACCCTTTGATGAGAAATATCTGGAAACCATTGCGGATGAGCCACGCAGATACTTCGAGCAGGGACAGCAGTACGAGGAGAAGGGAAAGGATAAGAAAGCCATCGAGTGCTATCAAAAGGCAATCGACCTCGGCTATGACGATGCCCTTTTTGCCCTTGCGGAGCTTTATGAAAATCAGGGCAAAGAAGAGGATATGATTCGCCTCTTGGTGAAGGCGGGAAATCAGGGCAATGTCGGGGCGATGGATCGCTTAGAAACACATTTTAAAGAGGTTGAAGACTATAGAAGTGCGATACGGTGGACAGAAAAGAAAGCAAAACTTGGTGATGCTGATGCTATGTGGTGGATGGGCGTCCGATACCGTGAGGGGGAGGTTGTTGAGCAAGATTTAGAAAAAGCGTTTGACTGGTTTCAGAAATCGGCACGTGCGGGGCATGATGGGGCGATGTGGTGGCTAGGAGATTGCTATCGTGACGGTGAGGGAACAGGGGAGGATATTGGCGAAGCGATAAAATGGTATGAGAAATCTGCTGCATTAGAAAATTCTTATGCCATGTGCAGACTGGGATTGCTGTACGATGCAGGAAAGGGGGTTCCACATGATGTGTCGATTGCCGCACAGTGGTATCGGAAATCTGCCGAGGCCGGAAATGGCTACGCTATGTATTATTTGGCAATGGATTACGAGTATGGCGAAGGCGTGGCGCAGAGTGAGGTGAAGGCAAAGGAGTGGTATGAAAAGGCGGCATATAAACAAATTCCAGAGGCAGAATGCCGCTTAGGAGAGTATTGCTTCGATGAAGGCAATTATGCAAAAGCACGATTCTGGTATAAGCGTGCCGCTGAACGGGGGAGCGGTGAAGCACTGTATATGCAGGGGATACTTCGCTCCTCGGAAGAATATGGGCTGCACAATGATAGAAAGGCAGTCGAGTATTATTGGAAATCAGCAGAAGCTGGTTACGGTTGGGGGATGTATAATCTGGCGCGTTGCTATGAAGAAGGGAGGCATTGCGAAAGACCTTGA
- a CDS encoding type II toxin-antitoxin system RelB/DinJ family antitoxin has translation MPQTLINFRMDTDLKCSMEQVCRDLGMNMTTAFTIFAKKMSRERRIPFDVSVDPFYSPANIAYLEGIVADMKSGKAKFEEHDLIEVDE, from the coding sequence ATGCCACAAACATTGATCAATTTTCGTATGGATACAGACTTGAAGTGCAGCATGGAGCAAGTCTGCCGTGATCTTGGCATGAATATGACAACGGCATTTACCATCTTTGCAAAAAAGATGAGTCGTGAGCGGCGCATCCCTTTCGATGTTTCCGTTGATCCGTTCTACTCTCCTGCCAACATTGCATACCTCGAAGGTATTGTGGCCGATATGAAAAGCGGCAAGGCAAAATTTGAAGAGCATGACCTCATCGAGGTTGACGAATGA
- a CDS encoding type II toxin-antitoxin system RelE/ParE family toxin, translated as MNVIFYQKEDGTEPAKEFLKGLDPKMRAKVARTVNQLITAGHSLRPPISKNLGDGIMELRTIFGNNISRVLYFFMVGDTAVLTNGFIKKTQKTPPEEIDRAKRYRDDYKRRNPS; from the coding sequence ATGAATGTTATCTTCTATCAGAAAGAAGATGGAACAGAACCGGCAAAAGAGTTCTTAAAAGGACTTGATCCTAAAATGCGAGCAAAAGTTGCTCGTACTGTCAATCAGCTGATTACAGCGGGACATAGTCTACGCCCTCCGATTTCAAAAAATCTTGGTGATGGCATAATGGAACTCAGGACAATATTCGGCAACAATATTTCTCGTGTTTTATACTTCTTTATGGTTGGTGATACTGCCGTTCTCACAAACGGGTTCATTAAAAAAACACAAAAGACACCTCCGGAAGAAATAGACCGTGCAAAAAGATACCGAGATGACTATAAAAGGAGGAATCCATCATGA
- a CDS encoding amino acid ABC transporter ATP-binding protein gives MADTAANETMLSMRGIHKSFGELGVLRGIDLSLTRGEVLAIIGSSGSGKSTLLRCINKLETIDRGTITINGETLCETKEGERAATYASNADVRRILMSTGMVFQQFNLFPHMTVIENLIEAPCHVKGQRKEEILPYARELLAKVGLSDRENYYPSQLSGGQQQRVAIARALAMKPDIMLFDEPTSALDPELTGEVLRTMRALAAERMTMIVVTHEMAFAREAATNVIFMENGVIVEQGEPQTFFSAPKEERTREFLRNML, from the coding sequence ATGGCAGATACAGCAGCTAACGAGACGATGCTCTCCATGCGCGGCATTCATAAATCCTTCGGTGAGCTCGGTGTCCTGCGCGGCATCGACCTCAGCCTCACGCGCGGCGAGGTACTTGCCATCATCGGCTCCTCGGGGTCGGGCAAATCCACACTCCTGCGCTGCATCAACAAACTCGAGACGATTGATCGCGGCACGATCACGATCAACGGGGAAACGCTCTGCGAGACGAAGGAAGGAGAACGGGCGGCGACATATGCGAGCAATGCCGACGTGCGTCGCATCCTCATGTCCACGGGCATGGTCTTTCAGCAGTTCAACCTCTTCCCCCATATGACCGTCATTGAGAACCTGATCGAAGCGCCCTGTCACGTCAAGGGACAACGCAAAGAGGAGATCCTGCCCTATGCGCGCGAACTGCTGGCAAAGGTCGGACTCTCCGACCGCGAGAACTACTATCCGAGCCAGCTCTCGGGTGGGCAGCAGCAGCGCGTCGCCATCGCGCGCGCCCTTGCCATGAAGCCCGACATCATGCTCTTTGACGAGCCGACCTCCGCCCTCGACCCCGAGCTCACGGGCGAGGTGCTGCGCACCATGCGTGCACTTGCCGCCGAACGCATGACCATGATTGTCGTCACGCACGAAATGGCATTCGCACGCGAGGCAGCCACCAACGTCATCTTTATGGAGAACGGCGTCATCGTCGAGCAGGGAGAGCCGCAGACATTTTTCTCTGCGCCGAAGGAGGAGAGGACACGGGAGTTCTTGCGGAATATGCTATAA
- a CDS encoding Txe/YoeB family addiction module toxin, whose amino-acid sequence MKLLWEERAWADYLYWQGQDRKTLKRINDLLKDVQRHAFEGIGKPEPLREKLSGCWSRRIDETNRLVYRIQDGSLYILACRGHY is encoded by the coding sequence ATGAAACTTCTATGGGAAGAACGTGCATGGGCAGACTATCTCTATTGGCAGGGACAAGATCGCAAAACCTTGAAGCGAATTAATGACCTCTTAAAAGATGTGCAGCGACACGCATTCGAGGGAATTGGAAAACCCGAACCACTCCGCGAAAAGCTCTCCGGCTGTTGGAGCCGCCGCATAGACGAAACAAATCGGCTCGTCTATCGTATACAGGATGGCAGTTTGTATATTCTCGCGTGCAGAGGACACTATTGA